The genomic segment CCGAAAGCGACGGCCGCCTCGTCGGCACCGTGCGCGCCGAGAGCCTCGAAGGCGGTGGTGTGATGGTGCGACGGCTCGCGGTTCTGCCAGAGGTTCGCGGCCGCGGAGTCGCTCGCTCGCTGATGCGCGCGCTTGAGGACGCCTACCCCGACGCGCCGCGCTTCGAGCTGTTCACCGGCGCGATGGCCACCGGACCGATCGCTCTGTACGAGTCGCTCGGCTACAAGCTCATCGAGCCACGCGAGGAGATGGGCTTCCCGCTCGTCTGGTTCGAGAAGTGCCGCTAGGCCCGCTCGATCAGCGCGAGGTTGGCGTCCACGATCGGCATTGCGTCGACCGCTGAGTGCAGCTCGGCCGGTCGGATCTCGCGCACAACCCACTCGGGCCCGGCGAACACTGCGCGGATCTCGGCTTCGCTGACACGCCGAGGCCCCCATGTACCGGGAACGCGGTCGGAGAAGCACAGCATCGTGTACACGCCGCCGGGTGCGAGCTTCTCGGCGAGCTTGGCGGCGAAATCCGCGCGCTGCTCGTCGGAAAGCGCGTGAAAGAAGCCGACGTCGGTCACCGAGTGAAACTTGCCGATGAGCTCGGGCAGCGCATCGAGTACGTCGGCTGTGCGGAAGCAGACGTCGAGCCCTCGGCGGGCGGCGCGAGCCTTCGCGGTGTCGACCGCGGCCGACACCGCATCGATACCGGTCACGTCGTGGTCGCGCGAGGCTAAGAACAGCGCCGTCTCGCCGGTTCCGCAGCCCACATCGAGCACGCGCGGGCCGAAAACACCGGCGTCCTCAAGGGCCACGATCTCAGGCTGTGGTTTGTCGATGTCCCACGGCGCCTCGCCCCCGGCGTACTGCCGATGGAAGACCGCGTGCGGTTGATCACCGGTGGCAGCGTCAGCGCCCGCGCCCGAGCCTGGACCGCCCGGCACGTCGGCGGGGTGACCGCCACCAGCGCCGTCCGGTCGCTTCATGCCCGGCGTCCGGGGAATCCAGCTCGGGTGTCCCATCTCTTGAACCTCCAACTTTGTCGCCCACCGCCCGCTCTTGTGTCGGCTTCTGGGACTACATTCGCATGTCTGGCGGAAACACGCCGCTCAACTGCTCGACCAGCCAGTCGACCAGCGGCTTGACCTGCGCGAACTGCGCTAGACACCAGTCGACGAACTCCGGCGAGGTGAACTCGTCGGGTGGGGGTGCGAACGTCTTGAGCGCGTGCAGGTAGTCGGTGTGCTTGAGTAGCTCCGCACGCGGATGCTGCGCCGAGAACCCCTTGGGCACCGTCTTGCGCGTCGCCTCGCTGATCTCGTAGCCCTGCGCGCGCAGGTCCTCGAGCACATGCTCGAGCCACTGCCCATGCAGCCCATCGTCCACTGCGGCTCGGAATCGGGTGATCTGCTCGGGCGTGAGCCGATGTGCCCCGGCACCGATCGCCACGCTGCCCGGCTCCATGCGCAAGAAATAGCCGGGTGCGGTCTTGCGGTCGTCGCCGATCCAGAACCACATGTCGGCGTACGTCTTGAACGGAGACTTGTCGCGCGAGAAGCGCGTATCGCGGTTGATGCGGAAGATGGAGCGGTCGACGGCGGGTACCGCCTGCACGCGCTGATCGACGGCAGCGAACGCTGCGCCCACGGCATCGACGAAGTCGCGCTCGCGGTTGAGCAGCTCGCGGTCGTAGCGCTGCCGGTTCTCGGCGAACCAGGCGCGGTCGTTGTGCTTCGACAAGTCGGACAGAAAGCCGAGCGAGTCCGGGGTGAATCCTGAGAACGACATTCGCGCTCCTGTCAGGGCCACGTGCGATTGTGGGTACCTTCCCGTATCTTCCCTGCAGGGGTCTAGCAAGTTCTCAGTTCGAGGAAAGGTGCTCGTGAAAGACCGCCGCCTGCTCATTATCTTCGGAATCGTACTTGTCGACATGCTCAGCTTCTCGCTCGTGCTGCCGCTGCTGCCCTACTTCGCCAAGAACTTCGGGGCCAACGCGCTCGTCACGGGACTGATCGCCTCGGCGTATCCGCTCGCGCAGGTCATCGCCGCACCTATCTTGGGACGGCTCTCCGACGCCTATGGGCGCCGCCCCATCCTGCTCGTGTCGATCGCGGGGACGGCCTGCGCCCTGATCGTCCTTGGGTTGGCCAACTCGCTGTGGATGTTGTTTGCCAGTCGCATCATCGACGGCCTGACCGGTGGCAACATCTCCGTTGCGCAGGCGTACATGACCGACATCACGTCGGCCGAGGACCGCGGCAAGGCGTTCGGGCTCGTGGGCGCCGCATTCGGCCTGGGCTTCATCCTCGGCCCCGCCGCCGGCGGCCTGCTCTCTACGATCAGCTACTCGGTGCCGGCGTTCGTCGCCGCTGGGCTGGCCGGCATCAACCTGCTGCTCGTGACCTTCGTGCTTCCCGAGTCGCTGTCCGCCGAGCAACGCGCCGAAGTGCGCGAGGAACCGGCCAAGGGTTTCGCGATTCACGAACTCGCAACCACACTTGGGCTGCCTCGCGTTGGCCCGCTCATGAGCGTGCGCATCGTCATCGGCTTCACGTTCGCGGTCTTTGAGGGTGGATTCAGCCTGTGGGCCGCGCAGGCGCTGGGGTTGAGCGCATGGCAAAACGGCCTCGTGCTGGCGTACGTGGGCGTGCTCTCGGTGGGCATACAGCTCGGAGCGATCGGGCTGCTCACGAAGCGCTTCTCCGACCCGCAGCTCATCGTGGGCGGCGCGGCGCTCGCTGCGGTCTCGCTTGCGGCGTGGGGCTTCTCGCCCAACGTCTGGGTGCTGCTCGCAATCCTACCGCCGCTCTCGCTGGGCATGGCCGTCGCCAACACAATCGTCGGGTCGGCGCTGACTAAGGCGGTCTACGCCGACGAGGTCGGCGGCATCATCGGCCTGTCGACCTCGACCGGCTCGCTCATGCGCATTCCGGCACCGTTTGTCGCAGGCGCGCTGCTTCAGTTCATCCCAGCCGGCTGGGCGCCAGGCGTTCTGTCGGGCGTGCTGACCGCCGCAATCGTGCCGTTCGCGTACCGGCGCCTCATCCGCTGCCCCGACGCTCCGCTCCCGCCTCGCGAGATCCTGCAGGCTGAAGCAGCAGCCGAACCGCTTCCCGTCGAGTAGCCAGCAGGAGCGCCACACACGGCGCCCGCGCGCCCGTGCGCCCAAAGCGGCCCACACCCTGTCGCCAGGATGCGGGCCGCTTGAATCTCGAGCAGGCGCTGCTCGGCCAGCCTGAACGGCAGCTAGTAGCCTTCGCCCTCGGCGTCGACCTTGCCGGCAAACGTCTTGTAGATCAGGTACATGTAGTACAGAACAATCGGCACGCCGATGATGCTGATGATCAACATCACCATGAGCGTGAGTTGCGAAGACGAAGCGTTGAACACCGTGAGCGACGGGGTCGGCAGGCCTACTGCGTTGCCCAGGCTCGGGACCATGTACGGGAAGATGCCCGCAGCCCAGATGCCCGTCAGCGCCACGGCTGACAGCGATACGGCGTACCAGCTCGCGCGGTCGTTGCCGCCGTTGATCGACATGCGCGACCACACGAGTGACGCGACCAGCAACACGATGAACAGCCAGCCGGCCGGGGACGTGATCACGCGGGCAAACGTCGCCGGAGCGAAGATCGCGGTCACGCCGGTGGCGACAACGGCGAGCGCCGTGAAGACCCACGACAGCGTCGACGACAACTTGGCGGCGCGATCGTGCAGGTCGCCTTCGGCCTTCAGCGCGACCCATGACGAGCCCTGAAGCAGGAACATCCCCAGGCCGAGAATGCCCACGCACAGCGGCAGCAGGTTGAACCCGCCGCGCCAGAAGCCCAGCAGCGTGAAGAAGTTGCCCGCAAACTCCCCGCCAACGGTCAGCGGGACCCCTAGCGCGATGTTGCCCACCGCAACGCCGAAGAGAAGCGCCGGCAGCGCGCTACCCAGAAAGAACGCCCAGTCCCACACGCCCGCCCAAGCCGGGTCGTGCTTGCGGAAGTCGAGCGATACCGCGCGGAAGATGAGCGAGAAGAGCACGAGCATCAGCGCGAGGTAGAAGCCCGAGAAGACGGTCGCGTAGACCGGCGGGAACGCCGCGAACAGCGCGCCACCACCGGTGAGCAGCCAGACCTCGTTGCCGTCCCAGACCGGTCCGATCGACTTGCGCATCACGGACTTGTCGGCCTCGGACTTGCCGAGGAACGGGTAGAGCGTGCCCACGCCAAGGTCGAATCCGTCGAGCACGGCATAGCCGGCGAGCAGGACGCCTACCAGCACAAACCAGATGACTTGTAGCAGCATCGTTCCTCCTCCCCTAAGCCTTGGAGGCCGCGGTCTGCGGCCCCGCCTTGATCAGCCCGAGCACGACGCGCGCCCAGCCGACGAACAGCACGGCGTAGATCACGAAGAAGATCAGGATCGTCAGTGCGATCTGCCACGCGGGAACGACGACGGAGATGGCGTCCTTGGTGCGCAGCAGGCCCTGGACGATCCACGGCTGGCGCCCAATCTCGGCCGCCGCCCAGCCCATCTGAATCCCGATCTCCGGGATGAGCCAGAACCATAGCAGCACCTTGAGCAGCGTCTTGTTGTTCTCGAGCTTGCCCGAGCGGTTCAGCCACCACAGGTACGAGGTCACCAGGATGAGAATCCCGAAGACGATGATCATCAAGTGGTAGGTCTGGAATGTCGCTTGGACCGGCGGAATATCGGCCGGCGGCGTCTGATTCAGCCCCGGGTACGACTTCGTGAACGTGAAGCTCTCCAAGAAGCTGACGCCTCCTGGCACAGCGAGAACGGTGGTCGTCTTGGCCTGCGTGTTGACGAATCCGATGAAGCCCAAAGGCATCGGACCGGCATCCCAGTGACCCTCCATCGCAGCCATCTTGACCGGCTGCTGCTGTACGACCTCAACCGCTTGGAAGTGCCCGGTGACTAGAATCAGTACCGAGAAGATCGCCGCGACGGCCAGCCCGTAGGACAGGCTCTGGCGTGCAAATGCCTTGTGCGTCCCCTTGAGCAGGTGGTATGCGCCGACCGCAGCAGCCATGCAGCCACCGGTGATGAGCAGCGCCGTCACCGTGTGCGCGTATCGCGGAAGCGTGGATGGATTGAGAGCCGCCGCAAAGAAGTTGGTCAGCACGGCCTTTTGCTGCGGACCTGCGCCCACCACCTTGAAGCCGGCGGGTGTCTGCATCCAAGAGTTGGCGATGATGATCCAGAGCGCCGAGAGCATCGAGCCGCCCCAAACGAGCCACGAAGAGACGTAGTAGAACTTCGCCGAGACGCGCTCGCGCCCGAAGATAAGCACGCCGAGGAACGTCGACTCCATGAAGAACGCGAACAGGCCCTCGGCGGCCAGCGGGGCGCCGAAGATGTCACCGACGAACCTCGAATACGTCGCCCAGTTCGTGCCGAAGGCGAACTCCATGGTGATGCCGGTCGCTACGCCAATGACAAACGTCGCAGCGAAGATCTTGACCCACAGATCGGCCCACGACTTGTCCTCCGGCGACTGGCTCTTGTAG from the Coriobacteriia bacterium genome contains:
- a CDS encoding GNAT family N-acetyltransferase gives rise to the protein MSDTTPTSHASALIRRATRDESSAVAGVIRDGFKTVADAIGQDIPPLHETAADVEETFDAGDAVLVAESDGRLVGTVRAESLEGGGVMVRRLAVLPEVRGRGVARSLMRALEDAYPDAPRFELFTGAMATGPIALYESLGYKLIEPREEMGFPLVWFEKCR
- a CDS encoding DUF2461 domain-containing protein, with protein sequence MSFSGFTPDSLGFLSDLSKHNDRAWFAENRQRYDRELLNRERDFVDAVGAAFAAVDQRVQAVPAVDRSIFRINRDTRFSRDKSPFKTYADMWFWIGDDRKTAPGYFLRMEPGSVAIGAGAHRLTPEQITRFRAAVDDGLHGQWLEHVLEDLRAQGYEISEATRKTVPKGFSAQHPRAELLKHTDYLHALKTFAPPPDEFTSPEFVDWCLAQFAQVKPLVDWLVEQLSGVFPPDMRM
- the cydB gene encoding cytochrome d ubiquinol oxidase subunit II, with translation MLLQVIWFVLVGVLLAGYAVLDGFDLGVGTLYPFLGKSEADKSVMRKSIGPVWDGNEVWLLTGGGALFAAFPPVYATVFSGFYLALMLVLFSLIFRAVSLDFRKHDPAWAGVWDWAFFLGSALPALLFGVAVGNIALGVPLTVGGEFAGNFFTLLGFWRGGFNLLPLCVGILGLGMFLLQGSSWVALKAEGDLHDRAAKLSSTLSWVFTALAVVATGVTAIFAPATFARVITSPAGWLFIVLLVASLVWSRMSINGGNDRASWYAVSLSAVALTGIWAAGIFPYMVPSLGNAVGLPTPSLTVFNASSSQLTLMVMLIISIIGVPIVLYYMYLIYKTFAGKVDAEGEGY
- a CDS encoding cytochrome ubiquinol oxidase subunit I; translation: MDAVFLARFQFAFTVAYHFFFVPLSVGLGLIMVLFERRYYKSQSPEDKSWADLWVKIFAATFVIGVATGITMEFAFGTNWATYSRFVGDIFGAPLAAEGLFAFFMESTFLGVLIFGRERVSAKFYYVSSWLVWGGSMLSALWIIIANSWMQTPAGFKVVGAGPQQKAVLTNFFAAALNPSTLPRYAHTVTALLITGGCMAAAVGAYHLLKGTHKAFARQSLSYGLAVAAIFSVLILVTGHFQAVEVVQQQPVKMAAMEGHWDAGPMPLGFIGFVNTQAKTTTVLAVPGGVSFLESFTFTKSYPGLNQTPPADIPPVQATFQTYHLMIIVFGILILVTSYLWWLNRSGKLENNKTLLKVLLWFWLIPEIGIQMGWAAAEIGRQPWIVQGLLRTKDAISVVVPAWQIALTILIFFVIYAVLFVGWARVVLGLIKAGPQTAASKA
- a CDS encoding class I SAM-dependent methyltransferase, whose amino-acid sequence is MKRPDGAGGGHPADVPGGPGSGAGADAATGDQPHAVFHRQYAGGEAPWDIDKPQPEIVALEDAGVFGPRVLDVGCGTGETALFLASRDHDVTGIDAVSAAVDTAKARAARRGLDVCFRTADVLDALPELIGKFHSVTDVGFFHALSDEQRADFAAKLAEKLAPGGVYTMLCFSDRVPGTWGPRRVSEAEIRAVFAGPEWVVREIRPAELHSAVDAMPIVDANLALIERA
- a CDS encoding MFS transporter encodes the protein MKDRRLLIIFGIVLVDMLSFSLVLPLLPYFAKNFGANALVTGLIASAYPLAQVIAAPILGRLSDAYGRRPILLVSIAGTACALIVLGLANSLWMLFASRIIDGLTGGNISVAQAYMTDITSAEDRGKAFGLVGAAFGLGFILGPAAGGLLSTISYSVPAFVAAGLAGINLLLVTFVLPESLSAEQRAEVREEPAKGFAIHELATTLGLPRVGPLMSVRIVIGFTFAVFEGGFSLWAAQALGLSAWQNGLVLAYVGVLSVGIQLGAIGLLTKRFSDPQLIVGGAALAAVSLAAWGFSPNVWVLLAILPPLSLGMAVANTIVGSALTKAVYADEVGGIIGLSTSTGSLMRIPAPFVAGALLQFIPAGWAPGVLSGVLTAAIVPFAYRRLIRCPDAPLPPREILQAEAAAEPLPVE